CATTACCTACATAACTGTCTCCGAGTAATTTATATCCGAAAAGTGATCCAGAACCTAATAACTCTCTGAAAACTGCTGTTATCATCAAGATAGCTCCGTAACCTGCACCATTTCCTATACCATCAAGTAAAGAAGGCCATGGTTTGTTGCCCATTGCAAAAGCTTCAATACGACCAAGCAAAATACAGTTGGTAAGAATCAAACTTATGTAAACGGACAATTGCTTAGATATGTCATAAGCATATGCCTTGAAAACCTGATCAATAATAACAACTAAGGTTGCTGCAACCATTAATTGTGCGATAATTCTAACCCTGTTTGGAATCAAATTTCTCATAAGAGAAATGATAAAACTTGATAATCCAACAATAATAGTTACACCAACTGCCATAAATAGAGCTGGTTTCATTTGCACTGTTACAGCTAATGCAGAGCAAATACCAAGTATTTGTACTGTAACCGGGTTATCAGCATCTAATGGGTTTGACAGGAGTTTTCTATTTTTTTTGCTGAACAAAGGTTCAGACTTGTGCTTGATAGGTTGTTCTATACTTTCTGTGCTCATAATTTACTTTGTTGTTAATTTAGAATTTAAATAAGCAGTATATGCTTGTAAATATGTCTCAAACATTACGTTAATGCCTTTACCTGTATTGGTTGCACCTGATAGACCATCAACTTTATGAGGTTCGTTTTCAAAAGCTTTGATGCTCACTTCGCCTCCACCCTTTTCACCTTTTTGCATGGTGATAGTGATAATATTGCCTTTGTCATCTCTAATTGATTTCCCCTTATATCTATCAGCAATTTGCTTTTCAGACATACGTGCTCCCAATCCGGGTGTTTCGCCTTTGTTATCTAATACAACACCTTTAATTGTTTTCATATCGGGTTCTATAGCTACATAAGCCCAAATGTCATCATAGAGTCCATGTCCATAAAATGGGAGTACAGTATATTCAACTTCTCCTTTGTCATTCAATATTTCATAGACAGGAAGATGTCTTTCTTTTAGGTCTTTTCTGTATTCATCAGATACTTTCACAGTTGCTTCGCTCATATCGAGTTCTTTAGAATCAACAGAAACTACTTTAGTCTTAACTTTACTGTCATATAATTTGTTGATTTCTTCTTTACTCATAGTTGACACATCAAGGAAAGTCCCCAGAATAGATTTCTTTTTCTCCAACTCAATATTTGCAATTTGAGCAGGTTTTAAACTTTCAGAAACGAAAGCAAGGATAACAGCTGAAAATACAGACAGCGTTATCATAAAAATTAAAATGTAAGAATTAGTTGGTTTTGGCACGGCTTAATCTCCTTTTTTTATTAGCTTCAATTACGTAATAATCTATTAATGGTGCAAACACATTCATTAATAGAATGGAAAGCATCATACCTTCCGGGTATGCAGGGTTCCAAGCTCTAATCATAACAGTTAGAATCCCTATAAGTAACCCGTAAATAATTTTTCCTTGTTCAGTTTGTGAGGCAGATACAGGATCAGTTGCCATGAACACTGCACCAA
Above is a window of Bacteroidia bacterium DNA encoding:
- the nqrC gene encoding NADH:ubiquinone reductase (Na(+)-transporting) subunit C; the encoded protein is MPKPTNSYILIFMITLSVFSAVILAFVSESLKPAQIANIELEKKKSILGTFLDVSTMSKEEINKLYDSKVKTKVVSVDSKELDMSEATVKVSDEYRKDLKERHLPVYEILNDKGEVEYTVLPFYGHGLYDDIWAYVAIEPDMKTIKGVVLDNKGETPGLGARMSEKQIADRYKGKSIRDDKGNIITITMQKGEKGGGEVSIKAFENEPHKVDGLSGATNTGKGINVMFETYLQAYTAYLNSKLTTK
- a CDS encoding NADH:ubiquinone reductase (Na(+)-transporting) subunit D → MSTESIEQPIKHKSEPLFSKKNRKLLSNPLDADNPVTVQILGICSALAVTVQMKPALFMAVGVTIIVGLSSFIISLMRNLIPNRVRIIAQLMVAATLVVIIDQVFKAYAYDISKQLSVYISLILTNCILLGRIEAFAMGNKPWPSLLDGIGNGAGYGAILMITAVFRELLGSGSLFGYKLLGDSYVGNGVMILPAGACFVIGLVVWMQRARNGYREE